ATCCTCCTGTCCGTTCACGAATGCACGCCAGAAGATCTACGGGCTGGGATACTCCCTCCTCATCTTCGTCTACGACAAGACCGACCACCGGCGGCCGCGCGCGGCTCGCCTGAACATACTCCACACTATCTTCGTCTCTGCAGCCCAAACGGGTGACTTCCAGACGACGACGGGGCTGCGTCGTATTATCAAATCCCAAGCCAATCGAGATGACATCCTCGCTTTCTTCGAGGAGAGACTGCTGCCAGTAGACGACATCGAAGCATTGCGGCTCGCCAAAGAAGTTCTGCGCCGTCCGCCTGCGGTCGGATATCTGACGATTTCCAACGCTCTTCAGTGGCGGCTACAATACGGCCGCGCCATTGAGAAGGCCGGTCGAGTTGCAGGCGTCGCGCGGCTTGGCCAATGAAACCGGCCACCAAAATCGAATTCGGCGACTTCCAGACACCCGCGCCGCTCGCGGATGATGCTTGCACCTGCCTTCGACGCCTCGGCATGAAGCCCAGTAGGATCGTCGAACCGACATGCGGCATCGGCGCATTTCTCGGCGCGGCGACCAGATCCTTTCCTGGTGTCCCTCTCCACGGATTTGAGATCAACCCCGACTACGCTAGCCACGCGCAAACCCTGCACGCAAAATCCGTGGTTCGGGTGGCCGATTTTTTCGCGCACGACTGGGATGCTGAACTATCCGCTGACGCTGACCCGCTGATCCTCGGAAATCCACCTTGGGTCACGAACGCCGCCGTCGCCGCCGTTGATGGCGCGAACCTTCCCGCCAAGACCAACATCTACGGCTTGCGTGGATTGGCTGCCAAGACCGGCAAAGCCAATTTCGACATCGCCGAGTGGATGATCCTGCGATTGCTCGCCGCGCGGCGCGGGCGCCCCGCCACGCTCGCCGTGCTCTGCAAGACCGCCACCGCGCGAAAAGTCTTGCGTCACGCGTGGCGCGGACACCTCCCGATCACGCAAGCTTCCCTCCACCTGATCGACGCGGCCGCTCATTTCGGCGCGGCGGTCGATGCATGCCTGCTCGTCGCACGGCTCGGATCCTCCGGCCCTTGTGCTGCGGCTGTTTTCGCCGATCTGGAGAGCGATGTCCCCACACATCGATTTGGGCTGGCCGGAGCCGATCTGGTGGCGAATCTTGGCGCTTACGAGCGGATGCGCGCCTTCGAGGGACTGTTCCCGTTTCAGTGGCGTTCCGGACTGAAGCATGACTGTGCTTCCGTCCTTGAGCTGGAACCGGACACTGAAGATCGATGGCGCAATCAGGCAGGCGAACTCGTGTCCGTGGAGGCGGAAACGATCTACCCTTGGTGCAAAAGCACCGACCTCGCGCGACGCTCCGGCACACCAACGCGCGCCATCCTGCTTCCGCAGGCCTCGCTGCGGGAGCCTGCCGATCTGCATCTGTCCTCCGCACCCAAGGCGCTGGCCTACCTTAATCGTCACGCCGCCGCATTCGCCGCACGCAAGAGTTCCATCTATCGGCGCGGAGGGCGTTTCGCTGTGTTTGGCTTGGGTGAGTATACTTTCGCGCCATGGAAGGTTGCGGTCTCGTCCTTGCATCGTCCGGTGAAGTTCATCGTGGTCGGTCCTTGGCAGAGTCGTCCGGTGCTTTTCGACGACACTTGCTACTTCCTGCCCTTCGCCACCTCCGCTGAAGCCACGCTCGTTGCGACAGTGTTGAATTCGCGCACGGCGATGGAGTTCATGGACACGCTGATCTTCCCGGGTGCCAAGCGGGCAGTCACCGTGGAACTCCTCAGTCGGCTGAACTTCCATGCGATTGCTGAAGCGGAGCGCATCGTGCTGCCGGCAACCGCCGAAACTGCTGCGGGCAACCGCACACAACTGGAGCTACTAAAATTCGGCTGACGGTGGCGATCCGGACTCGGTGAAGTTCTGCCACAAGATCGGCCTCACCTACGTCTCGTGCTCGCCTTACCGCGTGCCGGTCGCCCGCCTCGCCGCCGCCCAGGCCGCGATCGCGGACGCCAAGGCCGCGAAGAAGTAATCAGCTCACAGCGATCAGCTGTCAGCCTTCAGCTCTCCGAGCCCCGACGCGAAAGCGCCGGGGTTTTTTCTTGCCGGTCAGTCGCCTTGGTGAAGGCCGGGCCCCTCGTCCAAATCGCGAGCGCTGACGCGTGGTGCGCACAGAATCAAACCCGTAGGCAGCGTGCTTGCGCGCGCCTCATGCCGGGATCTCGCTCCCACCTCATCGCCAAAGCTTCCTGGTGGTCGCCGCCGCCCCGGCAGCAACGAGCTGCGTGAACTCGCGCCGCACAGCTGCATCAATCGGCCAACACCTCAAGCCGCGCGTTGGTGCCACCGGCGTCGCACCAGCACCACCGCCAGCGCAGCCGCACCGGCGATCGCCGCCCAAGTCGCCGGCTCCGGCACGGCGCTCACATTCGAGAGGACGATCGCGTTGATGATCGCACCATCCTGATTGCCGGTGCCGCCGTAATCTCCGGACTGCACCGCCCGGAACGAAATCTCGCCGCTCCCATTCGCCGTCGCTTCGAAGCTCGTGTAGCTCGCCGTCGTCTGCGACACAGTGGCGAGCGTGATCAGCGTGTTGTTCGCGAGGAAAGCCTGCTCGCGCTCCGCGAACTCGCCCGAGAAGTAGAGCACCGTCAGCTGATACGTGGCGCCGGCCGTAAGGCCTGCGAACGTGTAGTTGATCGGGCTGCCGCCGCCGTCGTCCCACGCGAGCGTCTGCAGGATGCTCCGCAGCGCGTTGTCGTCGGACGAAGCTTGCCCCGCGAAGGGGTCCGCGGAGGTCTGGTCAAATGTCGGGTCCTGCACGCCAAGCGTCAGCCCGGTGAACGCCACGCCCTGCCACGTCACGCTGCCGCCGTTGATGTTGTAGGCCTGCACGACATTGCCGGGCGTAAGCGCGAGCCCATCGCCCGCGTCGCCGCCGGTGAAGGCTACGGTGGTCTGGGCCGCAGCCGAAGACCAAATGAAGAAGGCGGCAAGGCAGGCGCCGCCCAAACGAAGAACGACCGGCGTGGAAGAGGTCATCGAAGGGTGTGTTCGATCAGACTCATCGGCCGGTTTGGCAACCGCTTAAGCCAAGCCTGCCCCAAAATCGCTCGCCCGCGCAGGACACGCGAAGCGGTCCCAGACGCGCGCCGCCACGCGACTTTCGGGCTATGCCGCGCCGCGCTTTTCTTTTTGCGGCCGTCCCGAGGCGTGGATTGGTTGCTCTCACCCTATGAAAATCCGTTCGCTGCTCGCCGCGCTCGTGCTCGGTGTGTTCCCCCTCGCTTCGCTCCACGCGCAGGACGCCGCGCCCGCCGCGCCCGCCGCGGCCCCCGCTGCCTCCGCCAAGGCCGATCTCGACGCCTTGGTGGCTAAGATCAGCGGCAAGCTCCGCGCCGGCCAGCGCACGCCCGACGCGCTCAAGGCGGAGATCGCCGAGTTCGACGCGCTCCTCGCCAAATACCCGGCGAAAAACGACGAAACCGCCAACATCGCGATGATGAAGGCCGCCCTCTTCCTCCAAGTCTTCGGCGACGAGGAAACCGCCAAGAAACTCTTCTCTTCCCTGAAAGCCGACTTCCCCGGCACGCAGGCCGCCACCGCGGCCGAGCAGGCGCTTTTCTCGCTCTCCGACGAGGGCAAGAAACAAGCCGCCGCCCAGGAAGCCGCCGAGGAAGCCAAGGTCGCCGCCCTCGTCGGCCAGCCCGCGCCCGAGATCAGTTTCACGTGGTCGTCGAAGGGCGAACTCAAGAAACTCTCCGAGCTCAAAGGCCAGATCGTCGTCCTCGATTTCTGGGCCACGTGGTGCGGCCCGTGCGTCGCCTCCTTCCCGAAAGTTCGCGCGGAAGTCGCGCACTTCAAGGATTCGCCCGTGAAGTTCCTCGGCGTCACCAGCCTCCAGGGGCACGTCCACGGCATCGAGTCCAAGCCGATCGACACGCGGGGCAATCCGCAGAAGGAATACGACCTCATGCCCCAGTTCATGAAGCTCAAGGAAATGACTTGGGACGTCGCCTTCAGCGAAGCCAACGTCTTCAACCCCGACTACGCGATCCGCGGCATCCCCTACGTCGCCATCATCGACCCGAAGGGCGTCGTCCGCCACGCGGGCCTCAACCCGCTCGTGCCCGACGCCGACATCGAGGGCAAAGTCACGGCGCTGCTCCAGGAATTCAATCTGCCGGTGCCCGCTGCCAAAGCGGAGAAATCCGAATAACCCGGTCCCCATCCGTTGCCTCCCCCGCCCCGGCCGTCGCGCCGGGGCTTTTGTTTTCCCCGCGACGATTCCGCTCAAGCCCGCCGCCCGACGGGCCGATTACCCGCTGGTATCGTTTTCCCCCAAGTCTTTCCGCATGGCCGCAGCGCAGCAAATCACCGACGCCCTCATCCAAGAATCGATCGCGAACGCCATGCAGAACGTCTGCCGCACGCTGCTGCGCCACGACGCGAACCTGGTCGACCGCGTCGCCACGTCCACCTACGAGACCGACCCGATCAAGTTCCAGCTCATCGGCAACGTCGGCTTCGGCGGCGAGGCCAACGGCGTCACCTACCTCTGCATGAGCGACGACTTCGCGCTCTTCGCCGTCAGCACGATCCTCGGCATGAGCCGCTCCGAGGTCGAGTTTCACGGCCCCGACGTCCTCAAGGACGCCATCGGCGAGTTCACGAACATGACCGTCGGCGGCTTCAAGAACGCGCTCTGCGACATCGGTTTCCCCTGCAAGCTCACGCTGCCCACCATCGTCCGCGGCAACAACCTCAGCGTCTCCTCGCTGAAAGGCACCGCGCGCCACGTCTTCCGCTTCAGCTGCGCGACGCACGTCGTCGTCGCCGACATCCAGCTGAAAACCGAGTGAGCCACGCCGCGAGCGGACAACCGCGCGGTTTTTCTCCTCAGCCCGCGCGCTGCGCCGTCCACCACGCCCGCGCCTCCGCCATGCCCTCGGCATAGCTGCGCACCGGCGCGTAGCCGAGTTCGCGTCGAATGCGCTCCGCCGGACAATGCGCGATGAACCGATCCGCGCGCGTCACCTTTTCAAACGGAATCACCGGCGCCGGCAACGCATCCGGGAACCACGCACGCATCTCGCCGACGAAGTCGCGCCACATCACCTCCTCGTCGACGACGTTGTAGGCGCGTCCCAGCGCGACCGGATTGCCGAGCGCGAGTTCGGTCGCCCGCACCACGTTGGTCACATGCGTCATCGGCATCAGATCGGCCCCGTCGCCGCGCAACGGCACCTGTCCGGCCCGCACCTTCACCGGCACCTTCATCACCCACACCGAAGTCGGATGCACGCCGAGCACCGCTCCGAGCCGCAGGATCGTCGCCGGCAATCCGCGCTCCATTTCCGCGCGCAACGCCCGCTCCGCCTCCGCTTTCGCCAACCCGTAATGCGGCGACGCCGCCGGCGAGTGCGCGTAGGCGCGACCGAGTTCGCGCAACGGCGCCTCCTCGTCGAACACCTCCCGCTCCGCCTGAAAGTCGTAGACCGAAAGCGTCGAGATGTGGATGAACTGCCGGCAGCCCGCCGCGCGCGCCGCCGCCGCCAGCGTGCCGGTGCCGCTCGCGTTCACCGCCAACGCATCCGCCAGATCCTTGCCGACCGTCGCCGCCGCATGCACGACGAACCTCTGCCCCGCACAAACGCGCGCCGCCGTCGCCGCATCGACGAACTCGCCCTCGACCTGCGTGACATTCGCCGCTTCGAGACCGCGATGCGGACCGGCCTGACGCACGATCGCCGTCACCTTCGCCCCCTGCTCCGCCAGCCAGCCGGCAATCGAGCCGCCGACAAATCCGCTCCCACCCGTCACCAACACCGGCACGTCGCGTAGATTCATCGCGCGAGCTTCCACGTCGTGACACGTCGTGCAAGGCTGGGTCGTTGACTCGATGTCCGCGCGACGTGACGCTCGCGCTGCATCCCATGAAGCTGCGCCTCTCGCTTTGCGTCCTTCTCCTCGGGTTTCCCGCACTGGCGCACGCCCTCGATGCCCGTTACGCCGCCACGCTCCAAACGCTCTGCGATTCGCTCGTGGCCACCCAAATCACGGAGCGCACCTCGCCCGACTTCGGCGCGCTCGTCTGCCCGAGCCGCAACCCGCAGGAACATCCGCTCCACTCGCGCGCCGCCGAAGCGGTCTACCCTCTCGCCGTCGTCTATCGCACGACGCGCGACGCACGCTATCGCGAGGCCGCGCGCCACCTTGCCGATTGGCTCTTCGCCAAACAGCAACCCAACGGCGCGTGGGGCGAGGATTGGCCGAAACACGACGGCTGGAACGGCACCACCTACGACCAACTCATCTCGCTCGCCGGCGCCTATCCGATCCTCGCGCCCGAACTCGATACCACCGAGCGCACTCGCTGGCTTCGCGCCATCCGCTCCGCCGCCGAGTTCACCGCCGCCAATCCCGCCATCGCCAACATCAACTACCACCCGACCGGCGCCGTCGCGCTCGAACTCGCCGCCCGCGTGATCGAAAACCCGCCGCCCCGCTGGCGCGTGCGCGCCGCCGAACTCATCCGCCTCACACTCGCCTCCGTCAACGCCGACAATCTCATCGTCGGCGAAGGTCAGGGCGTCGATCTCGGCTACAACCTCGCGCAATCCATCGGCTACCTCGCGCTCTACGGCTTGCTCACCCACGACGAGCCGCTGCGCCACCGTGCGGGCGAACTGCTCCGCGCGCACGCCGCGTTCGTCTATCCCAACGGCTCGATCGACAACTCCTGGGGCACGCGTTCCTTCAAGTGGACCTACGAGAGCGGCACCAAGACCGCGCCGGGCGTCTATTTCAGTTTCGCGCTGCTCGGCGATCAGGACGCGCGCCTCGGCGAACTGGGCGACCGCTGCCTCGGCTATCTCGTGCGCGATAACCTCGCCGATGGCCTCGTCACCTACGGCCCGCACGCCGCGCGACACGCCTCGACGCAGCCGCCGTGCCTCTACTCGACGTTCGTCCGTGCGCAGAGCCTCGCCACGGTGATCGAGTTCGCACCTTTCCTGCCATCCGTCGAAATCGTCGCCCCCCGACTCGCGCCGCCACCGGTTCGGTTCTTCCCCACCGTCAACGTCGCCGTCGTGCGCACCGAGAAGATGATGGCCACCGTCTCCGCCTACGGCGGCATCGCCCGCTACGGCCGCGAGCTCGTCAGCCGCGGCGGCAGCCTCACGAATCTCTGGCTCGAAGGCTTCGGTCCGCGCGGCTTCGCGCAAACTTCCTCGGCCACCCGCTACCAACGCCCCGAACCCGCGCACATGCCGATCGAAGGCGACCTCCTTCCGCTCACGCCGCGCATCGAGTGCACGATCGATGGGGTCCGCTACACGAATCTCTTCGAGGCGAACGGCACAATGCGCATCGACCGCGTCCCCGACGGTTTCGCGGTCACGGTCGCCGGCCAGCTGCGCGACGCCACCGGCCACACGAGCGACATCGGCTACGTGCTCACGCACCGCTTCTACCGCGACCGCCTGGTGAAACACTTCGAGCTAACGAGCTCGCACGACCGAGCCGTCACGCTCGTCGAGCCGTTCGTCAACGACCCGGACACCACCTTCACCCGCCGATCAGCAACCGAATTCGAAATCCATCCGCCGGGCTCCGCGACCTGGCGGCTCACCGCGCGCGACGCCAACTTGCGCGCCGGCGAAAATCCCGAGCGCTACTGGTGCCCTTTTCCCGCCGTGGAGTGCTATCCCATCGTCGCCGACGTGCAGTTGCACGCCAACACGCCGACTGTCGTCGAACTCGAACTCGCGCCGCGCTGATCAGCCCTTGCGCGCCTCGAGTTCTTCCCAGCGGGCGAACGCCGCGGCGTGTTCGCGTTCGACGGTTTCGAGCCGCGCCTTCACCTCGGCGAACTTAGCGCCGCCGGTTTTGTAGAAATTCGCATCGCCGAGCTTGGCGGTGAGATCGGCCTGCTCCTTCTCGAGCGCCTCGATCCGCGCGGGCAACGCGTCGAGTTCGGCGCGCTCTTTGTTCGAGAGCTTCTTCAACGATGATCCCACGTTCGCTGAATCCGCTTTTGGGGAGCGAGCTTGCTCGCGACGATCCTGGTCGCGAGCAAGCTCGCTCCCACGACCACGCGTCGCCTGTTTCTTCAGCTCTGCCTGCCAATCGCTGTAGCCGCCGACGTAGTCGCCGATCTGGCCGTCGCCCTCGAACACCAGCGTGCTCGTCACGACTTCGTCGAGGAACGCGCGATCGTGCGACACGAGCAGCAGCGTGCCTTGGAACTCCACGAGCAAATCCTCCAGCAGATCAAGGGTCTCGGCGTCGAGGTCGTTCGTCGGTTCGTCGAGCACGAGCACGTTGGCCGGCTGCGTGAAGAGCTTCGCGAGCAGCAGGCGGTTACGCTCGCCACCGGAAAGCACGCGCGCCGGCGTGCGAGCGCGCGTCGGCTCGAAGAGGAAATCCTGCAGGTAACTGATCACGTTGCGCGTGCGGCCCTCGATCGTGACGGTCGGGTTGCCGTTCGCGATGTTGTCGGCGACGGTCTTGTTGTCGTCGATCTGCGCGCGGAGCTGGTCGAAGTAGACGACCTCGAGATTCGTGCCGTGCTTGATCACGCCGCTGGTCGGCTGCAGCTGACCGAGCAACAGTTTGATCAACGTCGTCTTGCCCGCGCCGTTTGGCCCGAGGATGCCGATCTTCTCGCCGCGATTGATCGTGATCGAGAAATCGCGCAGCACCGTCTTCCCTCCGGCCCACGTGTAGTCGACCTTCTCCGCCTCGACGACCTTCTGGCCGCTGCGCTCGGCTTCGGCGAGTTTCAGGGTGGCGTTGCCGACGCGCTCGCGGCGCGCCTTGGCCTCGGCCCGCATTTCCTTCAGCGCGTTGATGCGCGCGGTGGCACGCGAGCGCTGGGCCTTCACGCCGCGGCGAATCCACTCTTCCTCCTGCGCGAGCTTCTTGTCGAACGCCGCGCGCTGCTTCTCTTCCTCCTCCAGCACCTGCTGCTTGCGGACGAGATAGGTGTCGTAGTCGCACGCCCAGCCCGCGAGCCGGCCGCGATCGAGCTCGACGATGCGCGTGGCGATCTTGCGCAGGAAGGCGCGGTCGTGCGTCACGAAAAACAGCGTCGGCTTCGTTTCGAGCAGCAGTTCCTCGAGCCAGAGGATCGATTCGAGGTCGAGATGGTTCGTCGGCTCGTCGAGCAGCAGCAAATCCGGCTGCCCCGCCAGCGCTCGCGCCAGCAGCACGCGACGCTTCAAGCCGCCGGAGAGCGCCGAAAACTCCTGTGTCGGCGGCACGCCGACGTGGTTGATCAAATCCTCCACGCGCACATCGCGCTGCCAGTCCTCCTCGTGGTGATCGTCGTTCGGTCGCAATCCGCTCGCGACGATGTCGTGCACGTTGCCGGTCACGTCCGTCGGCACCTCCTGCGTCAGGCGCGCGTAGAGCGAGCCTTGCGGGCGGAACACGTCGCCGGTGTCCGGCTTCATCTCGCCCATGATGACTTTCATCAGCGTCGACTTGCCCGCGCCGTTGCGGCCGACGAGACACACGCGCTCACCCGCCTCGATCTGAAAATTGATGTGGTCGAGGATGGCGGGACCGCCGAAAGCGAGGCTGACGTCGAGGAGATTGAGGAGCGCTGGCATGCGTGAAGCCGGCCACGTTGCGTGACGGCTGCGCGCAGTTCAAGGACGGGTTTTTCTGGAGGTGACCATCGGTGCACAGTGCATCTTCGGCGCTGTGCCGCATCCCGCGCCACGCCAACCTCAAAGGAGAAACATCATGAAAGATTCGCTCACCAAAGACCAATTCGTCGCCGTGCTCGAAGCCGCCGGCATCGACGCCACTCTGCGCACCCGACTCCACCGCGAGTTCGAGCGCCAGCAACCGGCCGCCCACGAGAAATTCCTCGCGTGGCTCGGCCTGACGCCGACGGAGATCGCCCGCATCCGCGAGCATTCCCGCGCGACGAACTGAGCCTTCCCTCGCGAGCCCGGCGCCGGCAATCTGGCTTCGGGCTCGCCCCTTTCCTGCATGACGACCATTCGCCAGCTCGCCGCCGAGTTCGGCCTCACGCGCAGCACGCTGCTTTATTACGATCGCATCGGCCTGCTGCGCCCGGACTACCGCACTGCCGCCGGCTATCGGCTCTACAACGCCGCCGACCGCGCGCGCCTCGCCGCAATCTGCCGCTACCGCGCCGCCGGCCTGACGTTGGAGAAAATCGCCGCTGTGCTCGACGCGTCCGAAAAACCGAAATCAGCCGTCAACGCCGCACTGCACGCGCGTCTCACCTCCCTCAACCGCGAGATCGCTGCCTTGCGCCGCCAGCAACAGATCGTCGTCGACCTGCTCGGCCCGCAACGCGGCGCACGCCGCACGCGCATCATGAACAAGGAACGCTGGGTCGCGCTCCTGCGCGCCGCTGGCATGGACGAACCCGAGATGCACCAATGGCACATCGCCTTCGAGCGCCAGTCGCCGGAAGCGCACCGCGACTTCCTCGAGTCGCTCGGCATTCCGGCTGCGGAGATTCGCCGCATCCGCCGGGCCTCGCGCACCCCGCATCAGCCGCGCTGAAATTGCGTCGGGCGGGAAATTTCCTCCGCACTAGCACTACTCAACTAGGTCTCTCTTTTCGCTCGGAAAACGCGAGGTAGCCCGGCCTCTCCGAGGACGGGTCCAACGCACCCGCTACCTGGCAAGCGCACCTACCTAACGGAGTAGTGCCGTAGGCTATCCGAAACACGCTTTGTCGGAACGGCGGGCAGCGGCCTTGGCCGCGCCCCAGGGAGCAACGGGCGCGTGCCAGCCCGCCGCTTACGGTGGAAACCCGGTTTTCGGATCGCCGCTAGACAAACGGCGTGCGCGGCGGCGCTTGGGCTGAGTCTCGCCGCACTGCACCCCACCGCACCATGGATCTCCTCGCCTCCGCCCTGCGCGCTTTGCGCGCGCACAAGCTTTTCAGCGTTCTCATCATCGGCCTGCTCGCGCTCGGTATCGGCGCGAACACCGCGATCTTCTCCGTCGTCCACGCCGTCCTGCTGAAGCCGCTGCCCTACCCGCAGCCCGGCGAACTCGTGCTCGTGCGCAAGCCGCCGCGCGACGCCTCCCTCAATCTTCCCGGCGGCGGCGACCAGATGCCCGACAACGAATTTCTCGGCTGGACCGAGGCCGTGCCGAAAACCTTTCGCGCCCTCGCCGCCTACCGCAACAGCTCCTCGGCGCTCCAACGCGGCGACGGCGCCGTGCGCGTGCCCACCGCCGCGGTCACCGGCGAATTCTTTCCCATGCTCGGCGTGAGCGCGTGGCGCGGCCGGCTCTTCGACGCCGCCGATCTGAAACCCGGCGCGCCGCTCACCGCCGTCCTCAGCTACAGCGCGTGGCAATCCCGCTTCGAAGGCAAGGACAGCGCCCTCGGCGAAGTCGTCATGCTCGACGACGCGCCGCACACCATCGTCGGCGTGCTGCCGCCCGCGTTCGAGTTCACCGATCCCGTGCAATTCTGGCGCCCGCTCCAACTCACGCCCAGCGCGCCGGGCCAGCTCCGCATCCAGATGGTCCGCGTGTTCGGCCGTTTGATGCCGGGCACGAAGCACGAAACCGCCCAACGAGAGCTCGACGAAATCTCCGACCGGTTCTGGACGACTCTGGCGACCGGTTTCGTTGACGGCGGCCCCAACGCCGACCGCCGCGCCGCTCCGCCGACCGCCGCCGCACCGGCAAACGCCACCTCCGCTCCTGCTGCCGCAAACTCCGGTGCCGAACGAGCCGCCGCGCCCGCCAGCCCCGCGCCCGACGCGACACCTTCGCTGCCGCGCGGCGTGAGCCTGCAGCTGCCGCCCGGTGCCAACCCCAACAACCCGGCGGTGCAAAAGGCCATCGCCGACGCGCTCGCCCAGCGTCAGGCCGCCGGTGGAAGCCAGACGACGGTCGCCACGCCGCGGGCCGACATGCCGACATCCGGCGTCGTCGCCGCGCCCGCTTCCGCGCCGAGCAATTCAGCGAACCCGACACCCGCTGCCGACGAACGCCGCCTCGGCCCCGCCGGTGTTCCTCCCGCCGGTGGACCGCCGCGTCTCCAACTTCCCTTCGTCGGCTCCAAGGCGCAGCTCGTGACCTTGCAGGAACAGCTCGCCCGCCAGTCGCGCGCCACCTTGTGGCTGTTGCTGTGCGCCGTCGGCTTCGTGCTGCTCATCGCCTGCGCGAACATCGCCAACCTCCAGCTGGCGCGCGCCGCCACACGCCGACGCGACGTCGCCGTGCGCGCCGCCCTCGGTGCCTCGCCCGGGCGCCTCGCCGCCGAGGTGCTCGCGGAAAACCTCGTGTTGGCCCTGCTCGGCGGGCTGGCCGGCACGGCGCTAGCGTGGGCTTCCTCGCAGGTTCTGCAAAGATGGCTCGCCGATTACCTGCCGCGCGTGAATCCCGTGGGCGTCAACCTCACGGTGCTCGCCTTCGCCTTGCTGCTCGCATTCGTCGCGGGTTTGGCCTTCGGACTCGCCCCCGCCTGGCAAGGCGCGCGCGTGGACCTGCTCGACACACTCAAGGAAGGTTGCGCGCAAGCCTCGCGCGGCGGCTCGCGCTGGCGGCAGGCGCTCGTCGCACTGGAGTTCGCTCTCGCTCTGGTGCTGGCGATCAACACCGGCCTGCTCATCCGCAGCATCTACCAGCTCTACTCGACCGACCTCGGCTTCCGGGTGAGCGACGTGCTCACCGCGAACCTGTCCCTCCCGCGCCGCTACAGCACGCCGGCACAGCAACGCGACTTCGCGCGACGCTGGCTCGAGAACATCCGCGCGTTGCCGGGCGTAAAGTCCGCCGCGATCACCGACCTGCCGCCGCTGTCGCCCTACTCCCAGATCGTGCTCTCCGCCACCGTGCAGGGCGGCACCGGCAATGCCAACGCCTCGGTCAATTCCGCGCCGCAGCAGATGGCGATCACGTCCGTGACGCCGGACTTTTTTCCCGCCACCGGCATCGCTCTGCGCCAAGGGCGCCTTTTCACCGAGCAGGACGGCGCGGACGCCCCGCCCGTCGCCCTCGT
This portion of the Candidatus Didemnitutus sp. genome encodes:
- a CDS encoding ATP-binding cassette domain-containing protein, which translates into the protein MPALLNLLDVSLAFGGPAILDHINFQIEAGERVCLVGRNGAGKSTLMKVIMGEMKPDTGDVFRPQGSLYARLTQEVPTDVTGNVHDIVASGLRPNDDHHEEDWQRDVRVEDLINHVGVPPTQEFSALSGGLKRRVLLARALAGQPDLLLLDEPTNHLDLESILWLEELLLETKPTLFFVTHDRAFLRKIATRIVELDRGRLAGWACDYDTYLVRKQQVLEEEEKQRAAFDKKLAQEEEWIRRGVKAQRSRATARINALKEMRAEAKARRERVGNATLKLAEAERSGQKVVEAEKVDYTWAGGKTVLRDFSITINRGEKIGILGPNGAGKTTLIKLLLGQLQPTSGVIKHGTNLEVVYFDQLRAQIDDNKTVADNIANGNPTVTIEGRTRNVISYLQDFLFEPTRARTPARVLSGGERNRLLLAKLFTQPANVLVLDEPTNDLDAETLDLLEDLLVEFQGTLLLVSHDRAFLDEVVTSTLVFEGDGQIGDYVGGYSDWQAELKKQATRGRGSELARDQDRREQARSPKADSANVGSSLKKLSNKERAELDALPARIEALEKEQADLTAKLGDANFYKTGGAKFAEVKARLETVEREHAAAFARWEELEARKG
- a CDS encoding chemotaxis protein CheX, producing MAAAQQITDALIQESIANAMQNVCRTLLRHDANLVDRVATSTYETDPIKFQLIGNVGFGGEANGVTYLCMSDDFALFAVSTILGMSRSEVEFHGPDVLKDAIGEFTNMTVGGFKNALCDIGFPCKLTLPTIVRGNNLSVSSLKGTARHVFRFSCATHVVVADIQLKTE
- a CDS encoding MerR family transcriptional regulator, whose product is MTTIRQLAAEFGLTRSTLLYYDRIGLLRPDYRTAAGYRLYNAADRARLAAICRYRAAGLTLEKIAAVLDASEKPKSAVNAALHARLTSLNREIAALRRQQQIVVDLLGPQRGARRTRIMNKERWVALLRAAGMDEPEMHQWHIAFERQSPEAHRDFLESLGIPAAEIRRIRRASRTPHQPR
- a CDS encoding PEP-CTERM sorting domain-containing protein (PEP-CTERM proteins occur, often in large numbers, in the proteomes of bacteria that also encode an exosortase, a predicted intramembrane cysteine proteinase. The presence of a PEP-CTERM domain at a protein's C-terminus predicts cleavage within the sorting domain, followed by covalent anchoring to some some component of the (usually Gram-negative) cell surface. Many PEP-CTERM proteins exhibit an unusual sequence composition that includes large numbers of potential glycosylation sites. Expression of one such protein has been shown restore the ability of a bacterium to form floc, a type of biofilm.), which translates into the protein MTSSTPVVLRLGGACLAAFFIWSSAAAQTTVAFTGGDAGDGLALTPGNVVQAYNINGGSVTWQGVAFTGLTLGVQDPTFDQTSADPFAGQASSDDNALRSILQTLAWDDGGGSPINYTFAGLTAGATYQLTVLYFSGEFAEREQAFLANNTLITLATVSQTTASYTSFEATANGSGEISFRAVQSGDYGGTGNQDGAIINAIVLSNVSAVPEPATWAAIAGAAALAVVLVRRRWHQRAA
- a CDS encoding TlpA family protein disulfide reductase, encoding MKIRSLLAALVLGVFPLASLHAQDAAPAAPAAAPAASAKADLDALVAKISGKLRAGQRTPDALKAEIAEFDALLAKYPAKNDETANIAMMKAALFLQVFGDEETAKKLFSSLKADFPGTQAATAAEQALFSLSDEGKKQAAAQEAAEEAKVAALVGQPAPEISFTWSSKGELKKLSELKGQIVVLDFWATWCGPCVASFPKVRAEVAHFKDSPVKFLGVTSLQGHVHGIESKPIDTRGNPQKEYDLMPQFMKLKEMTWDVAFSEANVFNPDYAIRGIPYVAIIDPKGVVRHAGLNPLVPDADIEGKVTALLQEFNLPVPAAKAEKSE
- a CDS encoding NAD(P)-dependent oxidoreductase → MNLRDVPVLVTGGSGFVGGSIAGWLAEQGAKVTAIVRQAGPHRGLEAANVTQVEGEFVDAATAARVCAGQRFVVHAAATVGKDLADALAVNASGTGTLAAAARAAGCRQFIHISTLSVYDFQAEREVFDEEAPLRELGRAYAHSPAASPHYGLAKAEAERALRAEMERGLPATILRLGAVLGVHPTSVWVMKVPVKVRAGQVPLRGDGADLMPMTHVTNVVRATELALGNPVALGRAYNVVDEEVMWRDFVGEMRAWFPDALPAPVIPFEKVTRADRFIAHCPAERIRRELGYAPVRSYAEGMAEARAWWTAQRAG